A stretch of the Planctomycetota bacterium genome encodes the following:
- the yidD gene encoding membrane protein insertion efficiency factor YidD — MSGGRRIPPASLPFVVLIRAYQAILSPFLGGQCRFYPTCSEYAIEAYVRRGPVVGTLLTVRRLLRCQPCCRGGYDPVPYPPSYRSRSGG; from the coding sequence GTGAGCGGCGGCCGCCGCATCCCGCCGGCGTCGCTGCCATTCGTGGTGCTCATCCGGGCGTACCAGGCGATCCTCTCGCCCTTCCTGGGCGGGCAATGCCGCTTCTATCCCACCTGCAGCGAGTACGCCATCGAGGCCTACGTGCGGCGCGGGCCCGTCGTCGGCACTCTGCTGACGGTGCGGCGGCTGCTGCGGTGCCAGCCGTGCTGCCGCGGCGGCTACGACCCGGTGCCCTATCCGCCAAGTTACCGGTC